Proteins co-encoded in one Lagopus muta isolate bLagMut1 chromosome 25, bLagMut1 primary, whole genome shotgun sequence genomic window:
- the MAPT gene encoding microtubule-associated protein tau isoform X15 — protein MAEPHQDVTVVEDQERQHVPSAEEAGIGATPSLEDHAAGDAAQARIDSKDKEGAETDEKKPKGQEMRGGTKPATPRSAAGQAQRNASNATRIPAKTPTAPKTPPGSGRKEQKKPPPAAAKSEKAREPKKVAVVRTPPKSPASAKSRVQPSAAPMPDLKNVKSKIGSTENLKHQPGGGKVQIINKKLDFSSVQSKCGSKDNIKHIPGGGSVQIVYKPVDLSHVTSKCGSLGNIHHKPGGGQVEVKSEKLDFKDKVQSKIGSLDNISHVPGGGNKKIETHKLTFRENAKAKTDHGAEIVYKSPTISGDASPRRLSNVSSTGSINMVDSPQLATLADEVSASLAKQGL, from the exons CTGAAGAGGCGGGCATAGGAGCCACCCCCAGCCTGGAGGACCACgctgcaggagatgctgctcAAG CTCGTATTGATAGCAAAGACAAGGAAGGGGCTGAAACTGATGAAAAGAAACCGAAG GGCCAGGAGATGAGGGGTGGCACCAAGCCGGCCACGCCGCGCTCTGCAGCCGGGCAGGCACAGAGGAACGCCAGCAACGCCACCCGCATCCCAGCCAAAACCCCCACGGCCCCCAAGACCCCTCCTGGCTCTG gcagaaaggagcagaaaaagccaCCCCCTGCAGCAGCGAAGTCTGAGAAAG CCAGGGAGCCCAAGAAGGTGGCTGTGGTTCGCACGCCTCCCAAATCGCCCGCGTCTGCCAAGAGCCGCGTGCAGCCCTCGGCGGCTCCGATGCCCGACCTGAAAAACGTCAAATCCAAAATCGGCTCCACCGAAAACCTGAAGCACCAACCTGGAGGTGGCAAG GTGCAGATTATTAATAAGAAGCTGGACTTTAGCAGCGTTCAATCCAAGTGTGGCTCAAAGGATAATATCAAACACATCCCAGGAGGAGGCAGT GTTCAAATCGTTTACAAGCCGGTGGACCTGAGCCACGTCACGTCCAAATGCGGTTCCCTGGGCAACATCCATCACAAACCAG GTGGTGGCCAAGTGGAGGTGAAATCTGAGAAACTGGACTTCAAAGATAAGGTGCAATCTAAAATCGGGTCCTTAGATAACATCAGCCACGTTCCtggaggaggaaataaaaag ATCGAGACTCATAAGCTGACTTTCCGTGAGAACGCCAAAGCCAAGACCGACCACGGCGCCGAAATCGTCTACAAATCCCCCACCATCTCTGGAGACGCCTCTCCGCGCCGCCTCAGCAACGTCTCCTCCACCGGCAGCATCAACATGGTGGACTCCCCCCAGCTCGCCACGTTAGCCGACGAAGTGTCCGCCTCGCTGGCCAAGCAGGGCTTGTGA
- the MAPT gene encoding microtubule-associated protein tau isoform X2, translated as MAEPHQDVTVVEDQERQHVPSGYPLQIPVDDGSDEPVSETSDAKSTPTTEDATAPLVEEGDQEDQHGEIPEGTTAEEAGIGATPSLEDHAAGDAAQAPGEPSSPKLQPGLKEHVGGVMKRGSQPMEQLAAVPQEPLLQQETKPAATAPTRIEVTIPIPLDMYQDVRAAEDSSELWDRGGREGIGVDSAMGEELGDVCTVGLAGAGGTDASRTAAGPAPLYAGAPLKEDASRWERDEDEASRQGLLGLVGQRVPPGPEATKEALEEESKSRDVLRDTEREALLVECEARKAEDQEERQQLQGEESYADVTSSEPSETQTEGAGGDAGPLKEAAKPPVGLKDGREDRDAAVEEAELGAEGCRTPKKKPGAADKAVSRVPLLKARIDSKDKEGAETDEKKPKKSSPSTAKPPSDRASIPPHRHTSSSTAPPKSPSSPASTSKRVTPRPASTGTHETKAKGQEMRGGTKPATPRSAAGQAQRNASNATRIPAKTPTAPKTPPGSGRKEQKKPPPAAAKSEKGEQPKSGDRSGYSSPGSPGTPGSRSRTPSLPTPPAREPKKVAVVRTPPKSPASAKSRVQPSAAPMPDLKNVKSKIGSTENLKHQPGGGKVQIINKKLDFSSVQSKCGSKDNIKHIPGGGSVQIVNQKLDFSSVQSRCGSKDNIKHIPGGGSVQIVYKPVDLSHVTSKCGSLGNIHHKPGGGQVEVKSEKLDFKDKVQSKIGSLDNISHVPGGGNKKREKGKEDKSRCQAARTPSPDPAGLQALVLEPPTPPERQPPAPHSAGEGTNRDS; from the exons CTGAAGAGGCGGGCATAGGAGCCACCCCCAGCCTGGAGGACCACgctgcaggagatgctgctcAAG CTCCAGGGGAGCCCAGCTCTCCAAAGCTGCAGCCTGGCCTTAAGGAGCACGTGGGAGGTGTGATGAAaaggggcagccagcccatggagcagctggctgctgttcCTCAGGAGCCTCTTCTGCAACAAGAAACAaagcctgcagccacagctcccaCCAGGATCGAGGTCACTATCCCGATACCCCTGGATATGTACCAAGATGTCCGAGCAGCTGAGGacagcagtgagctgtgggATCGTGGGGGCAGAGAAGGCATTGGTGTGGATTCAGCAATGGGAGAAGAGCTGGGTGATGTGTGCACCGTGGGGCTGGCAGGAGCAGGTGGCACTGATGCCTCCCGTACTGCAGCTGGGCCAGCTCCGTTATATGCTGGAGCCCCGCTAAAAGAAGATGCCAGCAGATGGGAAAGAGATGAGGATGAAGCTTCTCGGCAGGGTTTGCTTGGCCTGGTGGGACAGCGTGTTCCTCCAGGACCCGAAGCAACCAAAGAAGCtcttgaagaagaaagcaagtcCAGAGATGTCCTGAGAGACACAGAGAGAGAGGCGCTCCTTGTTGAATGTGAAGCACGGAAAGCAGAAGACCAAGAGGAGAGACAGCAGTTACAGGGGGAAGAGTCATACGCAGATGTCACCTCGTCTGAGCCTTCTGAGACCCAAACAGAAGGGGCAGGAGGGGATGCTGGACCCTTAAAGGAAGCAGCCAAACCCCCCGTTGGGTTAAAGGATGGCAGGGAAGACAGAGATGCTGCCGTGgaagaggcagagctgggtgcagAAGGGTGCAGGACGCCCAAGAAGAAGCCTGGTGCTGCAGATAAAGCAGTCAGTCGAGTTCCTCTCCTGAAAG CTCGTATTGATAGCAAAGACAAGGAAGGGGCTGAAACTGATGAAAAGAAACCGAAG AAATCCTCACCTTCCACTGCCAAACCCCCAAGCGATAGAGCCTCCATCCCTCCCCACCGACACACCTCCTCTAGCACAGCCCCTCCGAAAtctccctccagccctgcatCCACCTCTAAACGAGTCACACCCCGACCTGCCAGTACAGGAACGCATGAAACAAAGGCCAAG GGCCAGGAGATGAGGGGTGGCACCAAGCCGGCCACGCCGCGCTCTGCAGCCGGGCAGGCACAGAGGAACGCCAGCAACGCCACCCGCATCCCAGCCAAAACCCCCACGGCCCCCAAGACCCCTCCTGGCTCTG gcagaaaggagcagaaaaagccaCCCCCTGCAGCAGCGAAGTCTGAGAAAG GTGAGCAGCCCAAGTCTGGAGACAGAAGCGGTTACAGCAGTCCCGGCTCCCCCGGGACTCCAGGCAGCCGTTCCCGCACTCCTTCTCTGCCCACCCCACCAGCCAGGGAGCCCAAGAAGGTGGCTGTGGTTCGCACGCCTCCCAAATCGCCCGCGTCTGCCAAGAGCCGCGTGCAGCCCTCGGCGGCTCCGATGCCCGACCTGAAAAACGTCAAATCCAAAATCGGCTCCACCGAAAACCTGAAGCACCAACCTGGAGGTGGCAAG GTGCAGATTATTAATAAGAAGCTGGACTTTAGCAGCGTTCAATCCAAGTGTGGCTCAAAGGATAATATCAAACACATCCCAGGAGGAGGCAGT GTGCAGATTGTTAATCAGAAGTTGGACTTTAGCAGCGTTCAATCCAGGTGTGGCTCAAAGGATAATATCAAACACATCCCGGGAGGAGGCAGT GTTCAAATCGTTTACAAGCCGGTGGACCTGAGCCACGTCACGTCCAAATGCGGTTCCCTGGGCAACATCCATCACAAACCAG GTGGTGGCCAAGTGGAGGTGAAATCTGAGAAACTGGACTTCAAAGATAAGGTGCAATCTAAAATCGGGTCCTTAGATAACATCAGCCACGTTCCtggaggaggaaataaaaag AGAGAGAAAGGCAAGGAAGACAAGAGCCGGTGCCAGGCTGCTCGGACCCCGAGCCCAGACCCCGCTGGGCTCCAGGCCCTGGTGCTGGAGCCACCCACCCCCCCGGAgaggcagcccccagccccacattcAGCTGGGGAGGGCACCA ATCGAGACTCATAA
- the MAPT gene encoding microtubule-associated protein tau isoform X6, whose protein sequence is MAEPHQDVTVVEDQERQHVPSGYPLQIPVDDGSDEPVSETSDAKSTPTTEDATAPLVEEGDQEDQHGEIPEGTTAEEAGIGATPSLEDHAAGDAAQAPGEPSSPKLQPGLKEHVGGVMKRGSQPMEQLAAVPQEPLLQQETKPAATAPTRIEVTIPIPLDMYQDVRAAEDSSELWDRGGREGIGVDSAMGEELGDVCTVGLAGAGGTDASRTAAGPAPLYAGAPLKEDASRWERDEDEASRQGLLGLVGQRVPPGPEATKEALEEESKSRDVLRDTEREALLVECEARKAEDQEERQQLQGEESYADVTSSEPSETQTEGAGGDAGPLKEAAKPPVGLKDGREDRDAAVEEAELGAEGCRTPKKKPGAADKAVSRVPLLKARIDSKDKEGAETDEKKPKGQEMRGGTKPATPRSAAGQAQRNASNATRIPAKTPTAPKTPPGSGRKEQKKPPPAAAKSEKGEQPKSGDRSGYSSPGSPGTPGSRSRTPSLPTPPAREPKKVAVVRTPPKSPASAKSRVQPSAAPMPDLKNVKSKIGSTENLKHQPGGGKVQIINKKLDFSSVQSKCGSKDNIKHIPGGGSVQIVNQKLDFSSVQSRCGSKDNIKHIPGGGSVQIVYKPVDLSHVTSKCGSLGNIHHKPGGGQVEVKSEKLDFKDKVQSKIGSLDNISHVPGGGNKKIETHKLTFRENAKAKTDHGAEIVYKSPTISGDASPRRLSNVSSTGSINMVDSPQLATLADEVSASLAKQGL, encoded by the exons CTGAAGAGGCGGGCATAGGAGCCACCCCCAGCCTGGAGGACCACgctgcaggagatgctgctcAAG CTCCAGGGGAGCCCAGCTCTCCAAAGCTGCAGCCTGGCCTTAAGGAGCACGTGGGAGGTGTGATGAAaaggggcagccagcccatggagcagctggctgctgttcCTCAGGAGCCTCTTCTGCAACAAGAAACAaagcctgcagccacagctcccaCCAGGATCGAGGTCACTATCCCGATACCCCTGGATATGTACCAAGATGTCCGAGCAGCTGAGGacagcagtgagctgtgggATCGTGGGGGCAGAGAAGGCATTGGTGTGGATTCAGCAATGGGAGAAGAGCTGGGTGATGTGTGCACCGTGGGGCTGGCAGGAGCAGGTGGCACTGATGCCTCCCGTACTGCAGCTGGGCCAGCTCCGTTATATGCTGGAGCCCCGCTAAAAGAAGATGCCAGCAGATGGGAAAGAGATGAGGATGAAGCTTCTCGGCAGGGTTTGCTTGGCCTGGTGGGACAGCGTGTTCCTCCAGGACCCGAAGCAACCAAAGAAGCtcttgaagaagaaagcaagtcCAGAGATGTCCTGAGAGACACAGAGAGAGAGGCGCTCCTTGTTGAATGTGAAGCACGGAAAGCAGAAGACCAAGAGGAGAGACAGCAGTTACAGGGGGAAGAGTCATACGCAGATGTCACCTCGTCTGAGCCTTCTGAGACCCAAACAGAAGGGGCAGGAGGGGATGCTGGACCCTTAAAGGAAGCAGCCAAACCCCCCGTTGGGTTAAAGGATGGCAGGGAAGACAGAGATGCTGCCGTGgaagaggcagagctgggtgcagAAGGGTGCAGGACGCCCAAGAAGAAGCCTGGTGCTGCAGATAAAGCAGTCAGTCGAGTTCCTCTCCTGAAAG CTCGTATTGATAGCAAAGACAAGGAAGGGGCTGAAACTGATGAAAAGAAACCGAAG GGCCAGGAGATGAGGGGTGGCACCAAGCCGGCCACGCCGCGCTCTGCAGCCGGGCAGGCACAGAGGAACGCCAGCAACGCCACCCGCATCCCAGCCAAAACCCCCACGGCCCCCAAGACCCCTCCTGGCTCTG gcagaaaggagcagaaaaagccaCCCCCTGCAGCAGCGAAGTCTGAGAAAG GTGAGCAGCCCAAGTCTGGAGACAGAAGCGGTTACAGCAGTCCCGGCTCCCCCGGGACTCCAGGCAGCCGTTCCCGCACTCCTTCTCTGCCCACCCCACCAGCCAGGGAGCCCAAGAAGGTGGCTGTGGTTCGCACGCCTCCCAAATCGCCCGCGTCTGCCAAGAGCCGCGTGCAGCCCTCGGCGGCTCCGATGCCCGACCTGAAAAACGTCAAATCCAAAATCGGCTCCACCGAAAACCTGAAGCACCAACCTGGAGGTGGCAAG GTGCAGATTATTAATAAGAAGCTGGACTTTAGCAGCGTTCAATCCAAGTGTGGCTCAAAGGATAATATCAAACACATCCCAGGAGGAGGCAGT GTGCAGATTGTTAATCAGAAGTTGGACTTTAGCAGCGTTCAATCCAGGTGTGGCTCAAAGGATAATATCAAACACATCCCGGGAGGAGGCAGT GTTCAAATCGTTTACAAGCCGGTGGACCTGAGCCACGTCACGTCCAAATGCGGTTCCCTGGGCAACATCCATCACAAACCAG GTGGTGGCCAAGTGGAGGTGAAATCTGAGAAACTGGACTTCAAAGATAAGGTGCAATCTAAAATCGGGTCCTTAGATAACATCAGCCACGTTCCtggaggaggaaataaaaag ATCGAGACTCATAAGCTGACTTTCCGTGAGAACGCCAAAGCCAAGACCGACCACGGCGCCGAAATCGTCTACAAATCCCCCACCATCTCTGGAGACGCCTCTCCGCGCCGCCTCAGCAACGTCTCCTCCACCGGCAGCATCAACATGGTGGACTCCCCCCAGCTCGCCACGTTAGCCGACGAAGTGTCCGCCTCGCTGGCCAAGCAGGGCTTGTGA
- the MAPT gene encoding microtubule-associated protein tau isoform X4: protein MAEPHQDVTVVEDQERQHVPSGYPLQIPVDDGSDEPVSETSDAKSTPTTEDATAPLVEEGDQEDQHGEIPEGTTAEEAGIGATPSLEDHAAGDAAQAPGEPSSPKLQPGLKEHVGGVMKRGSQPMEQLAAVPQEPLLQQETKPAATAPTRIEVTIPIPLDMYQDVRAAEDSSELWDRGGREGIGVDSAMGEELGDVCTVGLAGAGGTDASRTAAGPAPLYAGAPLKEDASRWERDEDEASRQGLLGLVGQRVPPGPEATKEALEEESKSRDVLRDTEREALLVECEARKAEDQEERQQLQGEESYADVTSSEPSETQTEGAGGDAGPLKEAAKPPVGLKDGREDRDAAVEEAELGAEGCRTPKKKPGAADKAVSRVPLLKARIDSKDKEGAETDEKKPKKSSPSTAKPPSDRASIPPHRHTSSSTAPPKSPSSPASTSKRVTPRPASTGTHETKAKGQEMRGGTKPATPRSAAGQAQRNASNATRIPAKTPTAPKTPPGSGRKEQKKPPPAAAKSEKAREPKKVAVVRTPPKSPASAKSRVQPSAAPMPDLKNVKSKIGSTENLKHQPGGGKVQIINKKLDFSSVQSKCGSKDNIKHIPGGGSVQIVNQKLDFSSVQSRCGSKDNIKHIPGGGSVQIVYKPVDLSHVTSKCGSLGNIHHKPGGGQVEVKSEKLDFKDKVQSKIGSLDNISHVPGGGNKKIETHKLTFRENAKAKTDHGAEIVYKSPTISGDASPRRLSNVSSTGSINMVDSPQLATLADEVSASLAKQGL, encoded by the exons CTGAAGAGGCGGGCATAGGAGCCACCCCCAGCCTGGAGGACCACgctgcaggagatgctgctcAAG CTCCAGGGGAGCCCAGCTCTCCAAAGCTGCAGCCTGGCCTTAAGGAGCACGTGGGAGGTGTGATGAAaaggggcagccagcccatggagcagctggctgctgttcCTCAGGAGCCTCTTCTGCAACAAGAAACAaagcctgcagccacagctcccaCCAGGATCGAGGTCACTATCCCGATACCCCTGGATATGTACCAAGATGTCCGAGCAGCTGAGGacagcagtgagctgtgggATCGTGGGGGCAGAGAAGGCATTGGTGTGGATTCAGCAATGGGAGAAGAGCTGGGTGATGTGTGCACCGTGGGGCTGGCAGGAGCAGGTGGCACTGATGCCTCCCGTACTGCAGCTGGGCCAGCTCCGTTATATGCTGGAGCCCCGCTAAAAGAAGATGCCAGCAGATGGGAAAGAGATGAGGATGAAGCTTCTCGGCAGGGTTTGCTTGGCCTGGTGGGACAGCGTGTTCCTCCAGGACCCGAAGCAACCAAAGAAGCtcttgaagaagaaagcaagtcCAGAGATGTCCTGAGAGACACAGAGAGAGAGGCGCTCCTTGTTGAATGTGAAGCACGGAAAGCAGAAGACCAAGAGGAGAGACAGCAGTTACAGGGGGAAGAGTCATACGCAGATGTCACCTCGTCTGAGCCTTCTGAGACCCAAACAGAAGGGGCAGGAGGGGATGCTGGACCCTTAAAGGAAGCAGCCAAACCCCCCGTTGGGTTAAAGGATGGCAGGGAAGACAGAGATGCTGCCGTGgaagaggcagagctgggtgcagAAGGGTGCAGGACGCCCAAGAAGAAGCCTGGTGCTGCAGATAAAGCAGTCAGTCGAGTTCCTCTCCTGAAAG CTCGTATTGATAGCAAAGACAAGGAAGGGGCTGAAACTGATGAAAAGAAACCGAAG AAATCCTCACCTTCCACTGCCAAACCCCCAAGCGATAGAGCCTCCATCCCTCCCCACCGACACACCTCCTCTAGCACAGCCCCTCCGAAAtctccctccagccctgcatCCACCTCTAAACGAGTCACACCCCGACCTGCCAGTACAGGAACGCATGAAACAAAGGCCAAG GGCCAGGAGATGAGGGGTGGCACCAAGCCGGCCACGCCGCGCTCTGCAGCCGGGCAGGCACAGAGGAACGCCAGCAACGCCACCCGCATCCCAGCCAAAACCCCCACGGCCCCCAAGACCCCTCCTGGCTCTG gcagaaaggagcagaaaaagccaCCCCCTGCAGCAGCGAAGTCTGAGAAAG CCAGGGAGCCCAAGAAGGTGGCTGTGGTTCGCACGCCTCCCAAATCGCCCGCGTCTGCCAAGAGCCGCGTGCAGCCCTCGGCGGCTCCGATGCCCGACCTGAAAAACGTCAAATCCAAAATCGGCTCCACCGAAAACCTGAAGCACCAACCTGGAGGTGGCAAG GTGCAGATTATTAATAAGAAGCTGGACTTTAGCAGCGTTCAATCCAAGTGTGGCTCAAAGGATAATATCAAACACATCCCAGGAGGAGGCAGT GTGCAGATTGTTAATCAGAAGTTGGACTTTAGCAGCGTTCAATCCAGGTGTGGCTCAAAGGATAATATCAAACACATCCCGGGAGGAGGCAGT GTTCAAATCGTTTACAAGCCGGTGGACCTGAGCCACGTCACGTCCAAATGCGGTTCCCTGGGCAACATCCATCACAAACCAG GTGGTGGCCAAGTGGAGGTGAAATCTGAGAAACTGGACTTCAAAGATAAGGTGCAATCTAAAATCGGGTCCTTAGATAACATCAGCCACGTTCCtggaggaggaaataaaaag ATCGAGACTCATAAGCTGACTTTCCGTGAGAACGCCAAAGCCAAGACCGACCACGGCGCCGAAATCGTCTACAAATCCCCCACCATCTCTGGAGACGCCTCTCCGCGCCGCCTCAGCAACGTCTCCTCCACCGGCAGCATCAACATGGTGGACTCCCCCCAGCTCGCCACGTTAGCCGACGAAGTGTCCGCCTCGCTGGCCAAGCAGGGCTTGTGA
- the MAPT gene encoding microtubule-associated protein tau isoform X7: MAEPHQDVTVVEDQERQHVPSGYPLQIPVDDGSDEPVSETSDAKSTPTTEDATAPLVEEGDQEDQHGEIPEGTTAEEAGIGATPSLEDHAAGDAAQAPGEPSSPKLQPGLKEHVGGVMKRGSQPMEQLAAVPQEPLLQQETKPAATAPTRIEVTIPIPLDMYQDVRAAEDSSELWDRGGREGIGVDSAMGEELGDVCTVGLAGAGGTDASRTAAGPAPLYAGAPLKEDASRWERDEDEASRQGLLGLVGQRVPPGPEATKEALEEESKSRDVLRDTEREALLVECEARKAEDQEERQQLQGEESYADVTSSEPSETQTEGAGGDAGPLKEAAKPPVGLKDGREDRDAAVEEAELGAEGCRTPKKKPGAADKAVSRVPLLKARIDSKDKEGAETDEKKPKKSSPSTAKPPSDRASIPPHRHTSSSTAPPKSPSSPASTSKRVTPRPASTGTHETKAKGQEMRGGTKPATPRSAAGQAQRNASNATRIPAKTPTAPKTPPGSGRKEQKKPPPAAAKSEKGEQPKSGDRSGYSSPGSPGTPGSRSRTPSLPTPPAREPKKVAVVRTPPKSPASAKSRVQPSAAPMPDLKNVKSKIGSTENLKHQPGGGKVQIVYKPVDLSHVTSKCGSLGNIHHKPGGGQVEVKSEKLDFKDKVQSKIGSLDNISHVPGGGNKKIETHKLTFRENAKAKTDHGAEIVYKSPTISGDASPRRLSNVSSTGSINMVDSPQLATLADEVSASLAKQGL; this comes from the exons CTGAAGAGGCGGGCATAGGAGCCACCCCCAGCCTGGAGGACCACgctgcaggagatgctgctcAAG CTCCAGGGGAGCCCAGCTCTCCAAAGCTGCAGCCTGGCCTTAAGGAGCACGTGGGAGGTGTGATGAAaaggggcagccagcccatggagcagctggctgctgttcCTCAGGAGCCTCTTCTGCAACAAGAAACAaagcctgcagccacagctcccaCCAGGATCGAGGTCACTATCCCGATACCCCTGGATATGTACCAAGATGTCCGAGCAGCTGAGGacagcagtgagctgtgggATCGTGGGGGCAGAGAAGGCATTGGTGTGGATTCAGCAATGGGAGAAGAGCTGGGTGATGTGTGCACCGTGGGGCTGGCAGGAGCAGGTGGCACTGATGCCTCCCGTACTGCAGCTGGGCCAGCTCCGTTATATGCTGGAGCCCCGCTAAAAGAAGATGCCAGCAGATGGGAAAGAGATGAGGATGAAGCTTCTCGGCAGGGTTTGCTTGGCCTGGTGGGACAGCGTGTTCCTCCAGGACCCGAAGCAACCAAAGAAGCtcttgaagaagaaagcaagtcCAGAGATGTCCTGAGAGACACAGAGAGAGAGGCGCTCCTTGTTGAATGTGAAGCACGGAAAGCAGAAGACCAAGAGGAGAGACAGCAGTTACAGGGGGAAGAGTCATACGCAGATGTCACCTCGTCTGAGCCTTCTGAGACCCAAACAGAAGGGGCAGGAGGGGATGCTGGACCCTTAAAGGAAGCAGCCAAACCCCCCGTTGGGTTAAAGGATGGCAGGGAAGACAGAGATGCTGCCGTGgaagaggcagagctgggtgcagAAGGGTGCAGGACGCCCAAGAAGAAGCCTGGTGCTGCAGATAAAGCAGTCAGTCGAGTTCCTCTCCTGAAAG CTCGTATTGATAGCAAAGACAAGGAAGGGGCTGAAACTGATGAAAAGAAACCGAAG AAATCCTCACCTTCCACTGCCAAACCCCCAAGCGATAGAGCCTCCATCCCTCCCCACCGACACACCTCCTCTAGCACAGCCCCTCCGAAAtctccctccagccctgcatCCACCTCTAAACGAGTCACACCCCGACCTGCCAGTACAGGAACGCATGAAACAAAGGCCAAG GGCCAGGAGATGAGGGGTGGCACCAAGCCGGCCACGCCGCGCTCTGCAGCCGGGCAGGCACAGAGGAACGCCAGCAACGCCACCCGCATCCCAGCCAAAACCCCCACGGCCCCCAAGACCCCTCCTGGCTCTG gcagaaaggagcagaaaaagccaCCCCCTGCAGCAGCGAAGTCTGAGAAAG GTGAGCAGCCCAAGTCTGGAGACAGAAGCGGTTACAGCAGTCCCGGCTCCCCCGGGACTCCAGGCAGCCGTTCCCGCACTCCTTCTCTGCCCACCCCACCAGCCAGGGAGCCCAAGAAGGTGGCTGTGGTTCGCACGCCTCCCAAATCGCCCGCGTCTGCCAAGAGCCGCGTGCAGCCCTCGGCGGCTCCGATGCCCGACCTGAAAAACGTCAAATCCAAAATCGGCTCCACCGAAAACCTGAAGCACCAACCTGGAGGTGGCAAG GTTCAAATCGTTTACAAGCCGGTGGACCTGAGCCACGTCACGTCCAAATGCGGTTCCCTGGGCAACATCCATCACAAACCAG GTGGTGGCCAAGTGGAGGTGAAATCTGAGAAACTGGACTTCAAAGATAAGGTGCAATCTAAAATCGGGTCCTTAGATAACATCAGCCACGTTCCtggaggaggaaataaaaag ATCGAGACTCATAAGCTGACTTTCCGTGAGAACGCCAAAGCCAAGACCGACCACGGCGCCGAAATCGTCTACAAATCCCCCACCATCTCTGGAGACGCCTCTCCGCGCCGCCTCAGCAACGTCTCCTCCACCGGCAGCATCAACATGGTGGACTCCCCCCAGCTCGCCACGTTAGCCGACGAAGTGTCCGCCTCGCTGGCCAAGCAGGGCTTGTGA